The Strix aluco isolate bStrAlu1 chromosome 1, bStrAlu1.hap1, whole genome shotgun sequence genome has a window encoding:
- the SLA gene encoding src-like-adapter isoform X1, with translation MGNTVKTLRASEETSVPSQTGQESDFLAVLYDYPSADISQPIFHVGEKLRVLSDEGGWWRVHSLTTGRENYIPGKYVAKVYHGWLFEGLGREKAEELLQLPNTKVGAFMIRESETRKGLYSLSVRHRQVKHYRIFRLPNNWYYISPRQTFQCLEDLVNHYSEVADGLCCVLTTPCLTQCTNNNSVTNQVPPVVMRNKNFNWRNIHRLEMTEDTESTLAAMDDSCLSYGLRESIASYLSLTGDDNTSFASARKKKAQSLIYTGSKRKSTLHLPSTYYED, from the exons gtCAGGAGAGTGATTTCCTTGCTGTCCTCTATGACTATCCTTCAGCAGACATAAGCCAACCTATATTTCATGTAGGGGAAAAACTACGTGTGCTATCAGA TGAAGGAGGCTGGTGGAGAGTCCATTCCCTTACAACAGGTCGAGAAAATTATATTCCAGGAAAATACGTAGCAAAGGTTTACCATGG CTGGTTATTTGAAgggctgggaagagaaaaagcagaggaaCTTCTACAGCTACCCAACACCAAGGTCGGCGCCTTCATGATCAGAGAGAGTGAAACTAGGAAAG ggTTATACTCCTTGTCAGTGCGGCACAGGCAAGTGAAACATTACAGGATTTTCCGCCTTCCAAATAACTGGTATTACATTTCTCCACGGCAAACCTTTCAGTGCCTTGAAGACCTTGTGAATCACTACTCAG AAGTTGCTGATGGTCTTTGCTGTGTCCTTACAACGCCTTGTCTTACCCAGTGCACTAACAACAACAGCGTAACGAATCAAGTTCCTCCTGTGGTGATGCGGAATAAAAACTTCAACTGGAGAAATATTCACAG gcTGGAGATGACTGAAGATACTGAAAGCACCCTGGCAGCAATGGATGACTCTTGTCTCAGCTATGGCCTGAGGGAAAGTATTGCTTCCTACCTCTCCTTGACAGGGGATGACAATACTTCTTTTGCAAGTGCCAGAAAGAAGAAAGCCCAATCCCTAATATACACAGGGAGCAAACGAAAGAGTACCCTTCACTTGCCATCTACATACTATGAAGACTAA
- the SLA gene encoding src-like-adapter isoform X2, with the protein MIRESETRKGLYSLSVRHRQVKHYRIFRLPNNWYYISPRQTFQCLEDLVNHYSEVADGLCCVLTTPCLTQCTNNNSVTNQVPPVVMRNKNFNWRNIHRLEMTEDTESTLAAMDDSCLSYGLRESIASYLSLTGDDNTSFASARKKKAQSLIYTGSKRKSTLHLPSTYYED; encoded by the exons ATGATCAGAGAGAGTGAAACTAGGAAAG ggTTATACTCCTTGTCAGTGCGGCACAGGCAAGTGAAACATTACAGGATTTTCCGCCTTCCAAATAACTGGTATTACATTTCTCCACGGCAAACCTTTCAGTGCCTTGAAGACCTTGTGAATCACTACTCAG AAGTTGCTGATGGTCTTTGCTGTGTCCTTACAACGCCTTGTCTTACCCAGTGCACTAACAACAACAGCGTAACGAATCAAGTTCCTCCTGTGGTGATGCGGAATAAAAACTTCAACTGGAGAAATATTCACAG gcTGGAGATGACTGAAGATACTGAAAGCACCCTGGCAGCAATGGATGACTCTTGTCTCAGCTATGGCCTGAGGGAAAGTATTGCTTCCTACCTCTCCTTGACAGGGGATGACAATACTTCTTTTGCAAGTGCCAGAAAGAAGAAAGCCCAATCCCTAATATACACAGGGAGCAAACGAAAGAGTACCCTTCACTTGCCATCTACATACTATGAAGACTAA